ATCCCGCGCCAACCGCGCCACGACGTCATCGGCCGACCCCTCACCACCCGGCGAGAACACCACGTCCACCGGAGCCGCCTTCGGACCGAACGTCCCGTCCGCCCGACGCTCCAACTCCAGGTCCACCGGCACCCAGCCACCGTCACGCCGCACCCGCACCGGCAGGAGGTGCTGCGTGAACGTGAACGAACCGTCCGGATTGGCCTTCAGCTCATCGGTCTCCGTGGTCGCCGACTCCACCACCACCGACTCACCACGCGCCGCCGCATACCGCGACGCCGTCGCCTCGTCCGGCGCCGAATCGGGCACCGCCCGCGCGACCGCCGACTGCGGCGTCACCACCCCCGACGCCACGACAACGGCCAGTCCCGTCATGAAAGCGCGCAGGGGCCAACCCCGCGCATGCACGCGCGAACGCATGAACCGACTTCCCCCCGTACCGCGCCCCACCGCGCGGGTTGCCACAAGTCCCCCGACCCGCAGAAGATCATGGACGTTTCAACGACCCCGGCACAGCAGCCGAACGGGCGAAACATCCTCACAATCAGTGATCGCCGACGAACCGCCGCGCACGCCTGTCGCCCAAGTCGTCCGTCGAACCGCGGTACGCGGACCGCTGCGTGGGTATGTAGCGGCCATGTCCCTCATCCGCGCGGTGCTGCGTCACGCGTTGGGCGCGCTGCGCGGGCGCGACCTGGCGCTGTGGGCGGCGGGTGTCACGTTCTTCGCCGGGCTCGCGGTGGTGCCCGTGCTGTTGTTGGCGCTGCGCGGTGCGGCGGAGTTGTTCGGTGCGGACCTCGTGGTCGACGGGGCTCGGTTGCTCGCCGGCTCGCTGCCGGGCGCCCAGCGGGTCGGGCCGGCGGTGGAGGGGCTCGCTTCCGCCGCCGTGGGGGCGTCGTGGTGGGTCTTGCTCTCCGCGTTGCTGCCGGCCAGTTTGTACGGCGAGGGGTTGCGGCGGGGGATGGCGCAACTGGCCAACGAACCGGTCGGTGCCGGGACGGGCTGGTTGGGGCGGCTGGGGTTCGTGCCGGTGATCGTGGTGGCGCCGTTGTTGGTGGCGGCGCCTCTGGCCACTGCGCCTTGGGTGGCTCCTCGGTATTCGGGGGGCGGGTGGTCGGCGGCGCTGGGGGTGGTCGTGTCCTTCCACGTCGACTGGGTGGCGTTGTCGGTGGCCCTCGGCTTGATCTTCCTGGCCACCGGGCCCTCCGTGCTCTCCCGCCGGCAGGCGGTGGTGGGCGGGTTCGCGGTGGGCGCCGTGGTCACCGGGTTCCTGCACGGGTTCCTCCTGTTCCTGGCGATCCCGGTGGACTGGGCGTTCCCGTTCGCCGGGTTGCGGGGGGCCGGGGTGGTGGGTGCGCTGGGGCTGTGGACGTACCTGCTGCACGTGGTCCTGCTGTTCGGCTATCGGGTGTTGCTGAGCTTCCGCGCTGTACGGCACCGGGGTGACGTGGTCTCCTGATGGCGTGCCTGGTGACGAGTCGACCGCGGGAGCGCACAACGAGGTCACCGGCTCCGCCGACGCGATCGTCCAGGCCGGGAGCATCCGCGGTGGCGTCCACCTGACGGCTCGGGGGCCGCTGGTGCGGTCCGCCTACCTGGAGCAGGTGGCGCGCATCGCGCCGGAGGAGTTGCGGGACCGCGGTGCGGAGCTGGCCGAACTGGCTTCCTGGTGCTCCGGGGACGGGGAGCCGTACCGGTGGTTGCGGGCGCCGGCGTGGGCCGGGAAGTCGGCGCTGATGTCGTGGTTCGCGCTGCACCCGCCGGAGGGGGTGCGGGTGGTGTCGTTCTTCGTCACCGCGCGCCTGTCCGGGCAGAGCGACAAGACCGCGTTCGCCGAGGTCGTCATCGAGCAGTTGGCCGAGTTGCTGCGCGAGCCGCTGCCCCCGCTGCTCACCGACGCCACCCGGGACGCCCACCTGCTCGGCCTGCTGGGCCGGGCCGCGGCCGCGTGCCGGGAGCGGGGTGAGCGGCTGGTGCTCCTGGTCGACGGGCTGGACGAGGATCGGCGGCCGGGTGGGCACAGCATCGCCGCGCTGCTGCCGCGGGTCCCGGTCGCCGGGTCGCGGGTGCTCGTGTCCGGGCGGCCGGACCCGCCGGTGCCCGCCGACGTGCCCGCCCGCCACCCGTTGCGCGACCCGGGCGTGGTGCGGGAGCTGTCGCGGTCGACCCACGCGGCGGTGGCGCGGGCGGACGCCGAGCGGGAGCTGGCCCACCTGCTGCGCGGCGACGAGACCGGGCAGGAGCTGCTGGGGCTGGTCGCCGCGGCGGGCGGCGGGGTGACGGCGGCGGACCTGGCCGAGCTGTCCGGGCGGCCGGTGTGGGAGGTGGAGGAGCAGCTCGGGGCGGTGACCGGGCGGACGTTCAGCCGGCGCGGGCGGGTGTACCTGATGGCGCACGAGCAGTTGCAGCAGGACGCCGTGCGGATGCTCGGTGGCGCGCGGCTGGCC
This portion of the Saccharothrix syringae genome encodes:
- a CDS encoding YhjD/YihY/BrkB family envelope integrity protein, which translates into the protein MSLIRAVLRHALGALRGRDLALWAAGVTFFAGLAVVPVLLLALRGAAELFGADLVVDGARLLAGSLPGAQRVGPAVEGLASAAVGASWWVLLSALLPASLYGEGLRRGMAQLANEPVGAGTGWLGRLGFVPVIVVAPLLVAAPLATAPWVAPRYSGGGWSAALGVVVSFHVDWVALSVALGLIFLATGPSVLSRRQAVVGGFAVGAVVTGFLHGFLLFLAIPVDWAFPFAGLRGAGVVGALGLWTYLLHVVLLFGYRVLLSFRAVRHRGDVVS